Proteins encoded in a region of the Zea mays cultivar B73 chromosome 4, Zm-B73-REFERENCE-NAM-5.0, whole genome shotgun sequence genome:
- the LOC100277149 gene encoding uncharacterized protein, with the protein MGGEATNAGGGGIRARMEHYLYSGEKKHVVAGIAIFAAVFGVPWYFMTRGAKHQSHQDYMEKANKARSERLSSGQSSALKE; encoded by the exons ATGGGCGGAGAGGCCACGAATGCCGGCGGCGGGGGTATCCGCGCGCGGATGGAGCACTACCTTTACAGTGGCGAGAAGAAGCACGTCGTCGCCGGCATCGCCATCTTCGCTGCCGTCTTCGGCGTCCCATGGTACTTCATGACGCGAG GGGCAAAGCATCAATCTCACCAAGATTACATGGAAAAGGCTAACAAGGCGAGATCAGAGAGGCTTTCTTCTGGACAGTCATCTGCACTAAAAGAATGA